The Winogradskyella schleiferi genome has a window encoding:
- the atpH gene encoding ATP synthase F1 subunit delta, giving the protein MAGSRAAIRYAKAVLSLATDNKSAEAVNSDMKSITNAITQSVDLDQMLQSPVVRASDKKSVLSKVFKDANVATFNLIDTLIENKRLALLNDVAASYIMLYDRLRDSQIAKVTTAVPLTEDLKAKVVAKVKELTGKKAELENIIDESILGGFILRVGDIQYNASIANKLDKLKREFTLN; this is encoded by the coding sequence ATGGCAGGATCTAGAGCGGCAATACGTTATGCCAAAGCAGTTTTGAGCTTAGCAACAGACAATAAATCTGCTGAAGCGGTAAACAGTGATATGAAATCAATCACTAACGCTATCACTCAGAGTGTGGACTTAGATCAGATGCTTCAAAGTCCTGTAGTGAGAGCTTCAGATAAAAAATCGGTACTTTCAAAAGTGTTTAAGGATGCTAATGTGGCAACCTTTAATTTAATAGACACATTAATTGAAAACAAAAGACTGGCGCTTTTAAATGATGTAGCTGCAAGTTATATAATGTTATACGATCGACTAAGGGACTCACAAATTGCGAAGGTAACGACAGCAGTGCCTTTAACTGAGGATTTAAAAGCCAAGGTTGTTGCTAAAGTGAAAGAACTAACAGGTAAGAAAGCAGAATTAGAAAATATTATAGATGAAAGCATCTTAGGTGGTTTCATATTACGAGTAGGAGATATTCAGTATAATGCAAGTATCGCAAACAAACTCGATAAATTAAAAAGAGAATTTACATTAAATTAA
- a CDS encoding F0F1 ATP synthase subunit B has product MDLITPEFGLVFWTLITFLILLLILRKFAWKPILGAVGEREEGIKDALASAEKARREMENLHADNERILQEARAEREAMLKDARDMKNKIVSDAKEEAQAQASKMIEQAQAAIESEKKASMAELKSYVAGLSIDIAEKVVREELSNKDKQLKLVENMLGEATLN; this is encoded by the coding sequence ATGGATTTAATTACACCTGAATTTGGATTGGTCTTTTGGACGTTAATTACATTTTTGATATTGCTTCTTATCTTAAGAAAATTTGCTTGGAAACCGATTTTAGGGGCTGTAGGCGAAAGAGAAGAAGGTATTAAAGATGCATTGGCTTCTGCTGAAAAGGCACGTAGGGAGATGGAAAACCTTCATGCTGATAACGAACGTATTCTGCAAGAAGCACGTGCTGAACGTGAAGCGATGTTAAAAGATGCTCGTGACATGAAGAATAAAATTGTTTCAGACGCTAAAGAAGAAGCGCAAGCACAAGCGAGCAAAATGATTGAGCAGGCACAAGCCGCTATTGAAAGTGAAAAGAAAGCATCGATGGCAGAATTAAAAAGCTATGTTGCAGGCTTATCAATCGATATCGCTGAAAAGGTAGTGCGTGAAGAATTATCTAACAAAGACAAGCAACTAAAATTGGTTGAAAACATGTTAGGAGAAGCAACTTTAAACTAA
- the atpE gene encoding ATP synthase F0 subunit C — MTITGIAAIGAGLAAIGAGVGIGKIGGSAMEAMARQPEMHGKIQSSALILAAFVEAVALFGVVVAFLQG; from the coding sequence ATGACTATTACTGGAATTGCAGCTATTGGAGCTGGTTTAGCAGCTATTGGAGCTGGTGTTGGTATTGGTAAGATTGGTGGATCAGCTATGGAAGCTATGGCTCGTCAACCAGAAATGCACGGAAAGATTCAATCTTCTGCATTAATCTTAGCAGCCTTCGTAGAAGCGGTAGCACTATTTGGTGTTGTTGTTGCTTTCTTACAAGGGTAA
- the atpB gene encoding F0F1 ATP synthase subunit A, whose translation MRISTFKSIIFSALFLTVFNIGFASETKEGGDDEKFDPKEMILHHVKDAYGMHLFDWNGHAVSIPLPLILWTDNGLTTFSSSEFHHDYNGEVVVEKNGQRFVNVHEKVYVLDEGATAVKYDAEHHPTNAHRPKLDLSITRNVFMMWVSVALLLLIFLFAARRYKKSENYVPTGVASFVEPLIVFVRDEIARPMIGEHKYKRYMPYLLTIFFFIWINNIFGLIPIFNGANLSGNIAFTFTLAVITFIITTFSGNKNYWKHIFWMPGVPVPMKIFLMPIEIIGMFVKPISLMIRLFANITAGHVIILALMSLIFVFETVYIAPVSVAFSLFITVIEIIVTAIQAYIFTILSALYFGMATEEEHH comes from the coding sequence ATGAGAATAAGCACCTTTAAAAGCATAATATTTTCAGCGTTATTTTTAACGGTATTTAATATTGGTTTTGCCTCTGAAACAAAAGAAGGAGGAGACGACGAAAAATTCGATCCTAAAGAGATGATCTTACATCACGTTAAGGATGCTTACGGAATGCACTTATTTGATTGGAATGGCCATGCTGTTTCTATCCCACTACCTTTGATTTTATGGACGGATAATGGGTTAACCACGTTTTCATCTTCAGAATTCCACCATGATTATAACGGAGAAGTTGTTGTTGAGAAGAACGGACAGCGTTTTGTTAACGTACACGAAAAAGTATATGTTTTAGACGAAGGCGCAACGGCAGTAAAATACGATGCTGAGCATCATCCAACAAACGCACACAGACCGAAATTAGATTTATCGATTACGAGAAACGTATTTATGATGTGGGTTTCTGTGGCGCTATTGTTATTAATCTTTTTATTTGCCGCACGTCGTTATAAAAAATCAGAAAATTACGTACCAACTGGAGTCGCTAGTTTTGTTGAACCTCTAATTGTATTTGTTAGGGATGAAATCGCAAGACCAATGATTGGTGAGCATAAATACAAAAGGTACATGCCTTACTTATTAACCATATTTTTCTTTATATGGATCAATAATATTTTTGGGTTAATACCAATCTTTAATGGAGCTAACTTAAGTGGTAACATTGCGTTTACATTTACATTAGCGGTTATTACATTTATTATTACAACATTTAGCGGTAATAAAAACTATTGGAAGCACATCTTTTGGATGCCAGGCGTTCCTGTACCAATGAAAATATTTTTAATGCCAATTGAGATTATAGGAATGTTTGTAAAACCTATTTCCTTAATGATTCGTTTGTTTGCCAACATTACGGCTGGTCACGTAATCATATTAGCGTTAATGTCATTGATATTTGTATTTGAAACTGTTTATATAGCACCAGTATCTGTAGCATTCTCATTGTTTATTACGGTTATTGAAATTATAGTAACAGCGATTCAAGCTTATATATTTACAATATTGTCAGCCCTTTATTTTGGGATGGCAACTGAAGAAGAACATCATTAA